A single Paenibacillus kribbensis DNA region contains:
- a CDS encoding LCP family protein, whose product MRKFLKWLGLSVAAVVLIVGGYYAYSIYHFTNQISVASGQDSKFNPQTESQANVQPVDVSLPPEWDGTERVNILLLGGDSRGEDSGRSDSVMVASVDPVTKKATLMSILRDTYVDIPGHGKSRLNAAFSYGGPDLTRQTVSNLLGIPIQYYVYTDFNGFIALVDAVGGIDLDVEKDMHYTSKADKHQFDIDLKKGMQHMDGKTALQYVRFRHDATSDFTRTERQRKFITELGGKIQSTSSLIKLPSILNSISPYIETNLSTTEMLQLASLGFNIDAKTIAKQQIPPNELVRGETIKGAQVLGVDESKLKRFIQNLFEQENKLAAMPTDSVTTTNDTP is encoded by the coding sequence ATGCGAAAATTTTTAAAATGGTTAGGCCTTTCTGTGGCTGCGGTAGTTCTTATAGTGGGTGGATATTATGCTTACTCTATATATCATTTTACGAATCAAATTTCGGTCGCTTCCGGACAGGATTCAAAATTCAATCCGCAAACAGAAAGCCAAGCCAATGTACAACCTGTAGATGTGTCGCTCCCACCGGAGTGGGATGGAACAGAGAGAGTAAATATATTGCTGCTGGGTGGCGATTCACGTGGGGAGGATTCAGGGCGCTCTGACTCCGTGATGGTCGCTTCTGTTGATCCAGTCACGAAGAAGGCTACGCTGATGTCGATTTTGCGTGATACGTACGTCGATATTCCCGGACATGGGAAAAGCCGATTGAATGCTGCCTTTTCCTACGGTGGTCCGGATCTGACCAGACAGACCGTAAGCAACCTGCTGGGCATACCGATTCAATACTACGTGTACACTGATTTTAATGGCTTTATTGCGCTGGTTGATGCTGTGGGCGGTATTGATTTAGATGTTGAAAAAGACATGCATTATACGTCCAAAGCGGATAAACACCAGTTCGATATTGATCTGAAAAAGGGAATGCAGCACATGGACGGCAAAACAGCCCTGCAATATGTTCGCTTCCGTCATGATGCAACCTCCGACTTTACGCGGACCGAACGGCAGCGTAAATTCATAACCGAGCTGGGCGGCAAAATCCAGTCGACCTCGTCATTGATTAAGCTACCGAGTATTTTAAATAGCATTTCTCCTTATATTGAAACGAATCTGAGTACTACGGAAATGCTGCAACTGGCCTCATTAGGTTTTAATATCGACGCAAAAACGATAGCCAAACAGCAAATCCCACCCAATGAGCTGGTGCGTGGGGAAACAATCAAGGGGGCGCAGGTACTAGGGGTGGACGAAAGCAAGCTCAAGCGATTCATACAAAATCTTTTTGAACAGGAAAACAAGCTTGCGGCCATGCCAACAGATTCTGTCACCACGACAAATGATACTCCATAA
- a CDS encoding ABC transporter ATP-binding protein, whose product MFRLKTANLDIAYEDRLIVEDLNVEIPQGKITALVGANGSGKSTILKTMARIMNPKGGSVLLDGKSIHKQSTREVAKQLAILPQNPTAPEGLTVTELVSYGRFPYQKGFGSMKADDRKMVEWAIQVTGMSEFHDRPIDQLSGGQRQRAWIAMALAQDTDILFLDEPTTFLDMAHQLEVLHLLEYLNTSAERTIVMVVHDLNHAARYAQHMIAIKKGKAEAVGAPTEVMSPDVLREVFGIEADIVTDPRTGVPLCLPYALAGQPTVSQAVKDMNLEEKQSAGSVGERREARPKVAARG is encoded by the coding sequence ATGTTTCGTCTGAAAACGGCAAATCTGGATATTGCTTATGAAGATCGGTTGATTGTAGAGGATCTGAACGTGGAAATACCGCAAGGGAAAATCACCGCATTGGTGGGCGCAAATGGCTCCGGCAAGTCCACTATTCTGAAAACGATGGCTCGCATCATGAATCCTAAAGGCGGTAGTGTTCTGCTTGACGGTAAATCCATTCATAAGCAATCCACCCGGGAGGTGGCTAAGCAGTTGGCTATTTTGCCGCAAAATCCGACTGCACCGGAAGGATTGACCGTGACGGAACTGGTATCTTACGGACGTTTTCCCTATCAAAAAGGTTTTGGCTCCATGAAAGCCGACGACCGCAAAATGGTAGAGTGGGCGATTCAGGTAACGGGAATGAGCGAGTTCCACGACCGCCCGATTGATCAGCTTTCCGGCGGTCAGCGTCAGCGTGCATGGATTGCTATGGCACTCGCGCAGGATACGGATATTTTATTTCTCGATGAGCCGACTACGTTTTTAGATATGGCGCATCAACTGGAAGTGCTGCATTTGCTAGAGTATTTGAATACTTCGGCAGAACGCACCATTGTTATGGTCGTTCATGATTTGAACCATGCGGCCCGGTATGCTCAGCATATGATTGCGATCAAAAAAGGGAAGGCCGAGGCGGTAGGAGCTCCAACCGAGGTTATGTCCCCAGATGTGCTGCGTGAGGTATTTGGCATTGAAGCGGATATCGTAACAGACCCCCGTACGGGTGTACCGCTCTGTCTTCCGTATGCTCTGGCTGGACAGCCAACGGTAAGCCAGGCTGTGAAGGACATGAATTTGGAAGAGAAGCAGTCGGCGGGTTCTGTTGGAGAGCGACGTGAAGCTAGACCAAAGGTTGCAGCAAGAGGCTAA
- a CDS encoding AI-2E family transporter, whose translation METTPAWKDRFKKFFLNNKFVLFLLVLLLIGLNILVLTKISYIFTPVMVLLKTIILPVILSGVLYYLFNPLIDVLERNKVKRIYSIIVLYLLIIGIIAVVITSVIPVIRDQIQGLIQNVPAYSQQVQVQFEKLIGSDFVNQFLNTVQINPSELASKASEKLSAFINNAWTGVGNFVGVVTETVLAIATVPFILFYLLKDGRKLPQSVLKMFPPMFRKETDRIMTEMNHQVSSYIRGQIIVSFCIGALLYIGYLIIGLDYSLTLAVIASFTSVVPYLGPVIAITPALIVALVTSPVMLLKMVIVWTVVQLVEGKFISPQIMGKSLRVHPITIIFVILTAGNLFGIVGIILAVPGYAVLKVIVTHLFSFFKKRSHLYEADQVKSSLYEK comes from the coding sequence GTGGAAACGACTCCGGCATGGAAAGACCGATTCAAAAAGTTCTTTTTGAACAACAAGTTTGTGTTATTCCTGCTGGTATTGCTGCTCATCGGCTTGAATATCCTGGTGCTCACCAAAATTTCATACATTTTTACCCCTGTCATGGTGCTGCTGAAAACGATCATTCTTCCCGTCATTTTGTCCGGCGTGCTGTACTATCTGTTCAATCCACTGATTGATGTACTGGAGCGCAATAAGGTAAAGCGAATCTACTCCATTATTGTGCTGTATTTGCTCATCATAGGGATTATTGCTGTTGTGATTACATCGGTGATACCTGTGATCCGTGATCAAATACAGGGCCTTATCCAAAATGTGCCTGCATATAGCCAGCAAGTACAAGTGCAGTTTGAAAAATTAATTGGCAGTGACTTTGTGAACCAGTTCCTGAACACGGTTCAAATCAATCCGTCTGAACTGGCCTCCAAAGCTTCTGAAAAGTTATCTGCCTTCATTAATAATGCCTGGACAGGTGTAGGGAACTTTGTAGGAGTAGTCACGGAAACCGTGCTTGCGATTGCTACGGTTCCATTTATTTTGTTCTATTTGCTGAAAGATGGACGCAAGCTGCCACAGTCGGTCCTGAAGATGTTCCCGCCAATGTTTCGTAAAGAGACAGATCGCATTATGACCGAAATGAACCATCAGGTCAGCTCGTATATTCGTGGACAAATTATTGTTAGCTTCTGTATCGGGGCGCTGCTGTATATCGGTTATCTGATCATTGGGCTGGACTACTCTCTGACGCTGGCAGTCATTGCATCCTTTACGAGCGTTGTTCCCTACTTGGGGCCTGTAATTGCCATTACGCCTGCATTAATTGTAGCTCTGGTCACCTCTCCGGTAATGCTGCTCAAGATGGTTATTGTATGGACGGTTGTTCAGCTCGTTGAAGGTAAATTTATTTCTCCGCAAATTATGGGCAAATCTCTTCGAGTACATCCGATCACGATCATCTTTGTTATTTTGACAGCAGGCAATTTGTTTGGCATAGTAGGGATCATTCTGGCGGTTCCAGGCTATGCGGTCTTGAAAGTAATCGTTACACATCTGTTCAGTTTCTTTAAAAAGCGCTCGCATCTTTATGAAGCAGATCAAGTGAAGTCGAGTCTCTACGAAAAGTAG
- a CDS encoding glutathione peroxidase: protein MSVYSHHAVTPANQEVPLDTYTGKVLVIANTASKCGLTPQYGELQKLYDEYKDQGLVVLGFPCNQFGGQEPGSSEEAAEFCQLNYGVTFPVFAKVDVNGPDTAPLFEYLKKQQPGEQEDGTIQWNFTKFIVNREGVPVARFEPKESPEAMKTVIEQLL, encoded by the coding sequence ATGTCTGTCTATTCTCATCATGCCGTTACACCAGCGAATCAGGAGGTTCCTTTGGACACCTACACCGGCAAGGTGCTGGTTATTGCGAATACTGCCAGCAAATGCGGACTTACTCCGCAATATGGGGAGCTGCAAAAGCTTTATGACGAATATAAAGATCAGGGCTTGGTTGTATTAGGCTTCCCTTGTAACCAATTTGGCGGTCAGGAGCCGGGCAGCAGCGAGGAAGCGGCTGAATTTTGCCAACTGAATTACGGAGTTACGTTTCCGGTATTCGCCAAAGTGGATGTCAACGGTCCAGATACAGCGCCTCTGTTTGAATATTTGAAGAAGCAGCAGCCTGGAGAGCAGGAAGATGGTACGATTCAATGGAATTTTACGAAATTCATAGTGAACCGTGAGGGCGTGCCTGTGGCCCGGTTTGAGCCTAAGGAATCACCAGAGGCCATGAAGACGGTCATTGAGCAATTGCTATGA
- a CDS encoding FAD-dependent oxidoreductase, whose product MKVAVIGCTHAGTAAIVNTAKCYPDAEITVYERNDNISFLSCGIALYVGGVVKDPHGLFYSSPDQLADMGVVTKMLHDVTSVDTASKTLRARNLQTGEEFTDTFDKLIVTTGSWPIIPKLEGIELDHILLCKNYNHSNEIIEKAKHVQNITVVGAGYIGVELVEAFQMNGKNVTLIDSADRILNKYLDHEYTDRIENSLKEHGIKLVLGETVSRFEGTNGKVSKVVTSQGEYETELVILCIGFRPQTDLLKGQVDMLPNGAIIVDNYMQSSCPDVFAAGDSCAIRYNPTGKTAYIPLATNAVRMGTLVARNLVQPTIAYMGTQGTSGIKIYEDNIAGTGLTEAAAVDEGMSVEAVTIEDSYRPEFMPTSEKVLLKVVYERETRRIVGAQIMSKVDLTQSINTLSVAIQNHMTIDQLAFVDFFFQPHYNKPWNFLNAAGLQALPSLTERKPVTV is encoded by the coding sequence ATGAAAGTAGCAGTTATCGGATGTACACACGCAGGCACGGCAGCAATTGTCAACACAGCCAAATGTTATCCAGATGCCGAAATTACCGTTTACGAGCGCAATGATAATATTTCGTTTTTATCTTGTGGTATTGCACTGTATGTAGGTGGTGTCGTCAAGGATCCGCACGGATTGTTTTATTCATCCCCGGATCAGCTGGCTGACATGGGTGTAGTGACCAAGATGCTTCATGATGTGACGAGTGTAGATACAGCCAGCAAAACGCTGCGTGCACGTAATCTCCAAACAGGTGAAGAATTTACGGACACATTTGATAAATTGATTGTGACGACAGGCTCTTGGCCTATTATTCCGAAGCTGGAAGGCATTGAGCTTGATCATATTTTGCTCTGTAAAAACTATAATCATTCGAACGAAATTATTGAGAAAGCCAAGCACGTGCAGAACATCACAGTTGTCGGAGCCGGATACATCGGTGTTGAGCTGGTGGAAGCTTTCCAAATGAACGGTAAAAACGTAACGCTGATCGACAGCGCTGATCGTATATTGAATAAATATTTGGACCACGAGTATACAGACCGGATTGAAAATTCTCTGAAAGAACACGGCATCAAGCTGGTACTGGGTGAAACCGTGAGTCGATTTGAGGGAACGAATGGCAAGGTGAGCAAAGTCGTGACCTCCCAAGGAGAATACGAAACAGAGCTTGTTATTCTCTGCATTGGCTTCCGTCCTCAAACAGACTTGCTCAAAGGTCAGGTGGATATGCTGCCGAACGGTGCAATCATCGTGGACAATTATATGCAAAGCAGCTGCCCGGACGTGTTTGCAGCAGGCGACAGCTGTGCAATTCGCTACAACCCAACAGGCAAAACGGCTTATATCCCACTGGCGACGAACGCGGTTCGTATGGGTACGCTGGTGGCACGCAATCTGGTACAGCCGACAATTGCCTACATGGGAACTCAAGGAACCTCGGGTATTAAAATTTATGAAGACAATATTGCAGGAACGGGTCTGACGGAAGCGGCGGCAGTAGACGAAGGAATGAGTGTCGAGGCTGTAACCATTGAGGACAGCTATCGCCCTGAATTTATGCCAACCTCTGAAAAGGTGCTGCTGAAAGTTGTATATGAGCGGGAGACACGGAGAATTGTTGGGGCTCAAATTATGTCGAAGGTGGATTTGACACAATCCATTAACACTCTATCTGTGGCCATTCAAAATCATATGACCATTGACCAACTGGCCTTTGTCGATTTCTTCTTCCAGCCGCATTATAACAAGCCTTGGAATTTCCTGAATGCAGCCGGATTGCAAGCATTGCCTTCGCTAACTGAACGAAAACCAGTTACCGTATAA
- a CDS encoding (2Fe-2S)-binding protein: protein MRPLDYDQLEQLAKIVTDTPADAVYSGPVAEWLEPEKARSVLEYYGELLQAEDLLTAAVYLVNQLRGLVFAQHFMVSLCERRLDLSISNLRIHICCEGNSPSISLQVIDPTELDNARQDGEKHSSEQAQQALRDFYSLQLRPILEALAAAGGVSMGQMWGQIPLTLLYFKDRIQPMLTDSQDVKRFEQDFDYVTRELEGEVFGRKRNPFTVRLVELDNPYRPGENTYMKPSCCQYYKTGGGQRYCYACPRMSASEREERRREVLTSR from the coding sequence ATGAGACCACTGGATTACGATCAGCTGGAGCAATTGGCGAAAATAGTGACAGACACGCCGGCAGATGCAGTGTATTCCGGGCCAGTGGCAGAATGGCTTGAACCGGAGAAGGCTCGTTCAGTATTGGAGTATTATGGTGAGCTTCTGCAAGCTGAAGACCTTTTGACCGCAGCTGTGTATTTGGTGAACCAGTTGCGTGGTCTTGTGTTTGCCCAGCATTTTATGGTGTCCTTGTGTGAACGTAGGCTAGATCTGTCCATTTCCAATCTCAGAATCCATATTTGTTGTGAAGGAAATTCCCCTTCTATTAGCTTGCAGGTCATCGACCCAACAGAGCTGGATAATGCGCGACAGGACGGAGAGAAACATTCATCCGAACAAGCGCAGCAAGCGCTTCGTGACTTTTACAGCTTGCAGCTGCGGCCCATATTGGAGGCATTGGCTGCGGCAGGAGGCGTATCCATGGGACAGATGTGGGGACAAATTCCGTTGACTTTGTTGTATTTTAAGGACAGAATACAGCCCATGTTGACCGATTCGCAGGATGTGAAGCGTTTTGAACAAGATTTTGATTATGTGACGCGGGAGCTGGAGGGAGAGGTATTCGGACGTAAAAGAAACCCGTTTACCGTTCGTCTCGTTGAACTGGACAATCCTTACCGCCCCGGTGAAAATACGTACATGAAACCGTCCTGCTGCCAATATTACAAGACAGGTGGAGGCCAGCGGTATTGTTATGCTTGTCCAAGAATGTCGGCTTCGGAGCGTGAAGAGCGTAGACGCGAAGTGTTGACATCACGGTAA
- a CDS encoding LLM class flavin-dependent oxidoreductase: MIKLSILDQSPVSEGMTHAQALQKTAELAIEAERLGYHRFWVSEHHAASNLAGSSPEVLISHLAARTRTIRVGSGGVMLPHYSAYKVAENFRVLEGLYPGRIDLGLGRAPGGMPIATRALQEGKMRGGVDLYPEQLDDLLAYLHDSTGNQHRFGSLQAMPLVETAPEMWLLGSSGDSAGLAAERGVGFAFAQFINGEGGTGAMKGYQESFQPSRHSDQPRSLVAIFAICADTEEEANRLASSMDLSLVLLEQGMRSAGTPSVEKALVYPYTPYDRMRIRENRKRMVVGSPDQVKRQIEQLSKDYHAQEVMVASIIHDFDAKLKSIRLMAEAFGLSSVQS, encoded by the coding sequence ATGATAAAACTCAGCATTCTTGACCAATCTCCGGTATCGGAAGGCATGACGCATGCGCAAGCATTACAAAAGACCGCTGAGCTTGCTATAGAGGCGGAGCGCTTGGGTTATCATCGCTTTTGGGTGTCAGAGCACCATGCTGCCTCTAATCTTGCTGGCTCCAGCCCGGAGGTATTGATCTCGCATCTGGCCGCTCGTACCCGGACGATTCGAGTGGGATCGGGCGGTGTGATGCTACCGCATTACAGTGCTTATAAAGTAGCGGAAAATTTTCGGGTACTGGAGGGCCTGTATCCGGGACGCATTGATTTGGGTCTCGGACGAGCGCCGGGAGGGATGCCGATTGCTACCAGAGCCTTGCAGGAAGGAAAAATGAGGGGCGGCGTTGATCTGTACCCTGAGCAGTTGGATGATCTGCTAGCCTATTTGCATGACAGCACAGGCAACCAGCATCGCTTTGGCTCTTTACAAGCGATGCCACTCGTAGAGACAGCACCGGAAATGTGGCTGCTTGGCTCCAGCGGTGATAGTGCAGGTCTGGCCGCCGAGCGTGGCGTGGGCTTTGCGTTTGCCCAGTTTATTAACGGGGAAGGCGGCACCGGAGCTATGAAGGGATATCAGGAGAGCTTCCAGCCTTCCCGGCATAGTGACCAGCCGCGTTCACTTGTCGCTATATTTGCGATCTGTGCGGATACGGAAGAGGAAGCGAACCGTTTGGCTTCCAGCATGGACTTGTCCCTGGTGCTGCTGGAGCAGGGCATGCGCTCGGCTGGAACACCTTCCGTCGAAAAGGCCTTGGTGTATCCATATACCCCATATGATCGGATGCGTATTCGCGAAAATCGCAAGCGTATGGTGGTTGGTTCGCCCGATCAGGTAAAGCGTCAAATTGAGCAATTAAGCAAGGACTATCATGCACAAGAGGTCATGGTCGCGAGCATCATTCACGATTTTGACGCCAAGCTGAAGTCGATACGTCTTATGGCTGAAGCATTTGGGCTGTCTTCTGTACAGTCTTGA
- a CDS encoding cation diffusion facilitator family transporter, with protein sequence MQEQDMGKRAMFSAWISLISNILLTGIKIIAGLMFNSKVLVADGVHNAGDVIASATALGAMRISSQPPDEDHPYGHGKAEVIGASVVAVILFGAGIFIGYHSIAALFEPMPQEHILALAAAVISLLWKQWLYIYTIRIGRAANSQGLIATAKDHLADVYASGAAVLGIGLGLIGEHWSIPILSYGDPIAGFVVALLVLKLAWEMGRESIDVLMEKAIAPEEIESYAAAALGVAEVQRIDRIRAREHGHYIIVDIRASVDATLTIQQGHDIIRLIKRAVMKQEPRVYEVLVHLNPWYPDDLKAENLTQKDPGNKS encoded by the coding sequence ATGCAGGAACAGGATATGGGCAAGCGCGCCATGTTCTCGGCATGGATCAGCCTGATTAGCAACATCCTATTAACCGGCATTAAAATCATTGCAGGACTCATGTTCAACAGTAAGGTGCTGGTGGCTGACGGTGTGCATAACGCCGGGGATGTGATTGCCTCTGCAACGGCGTTGGGAGCGATGCGCATATCCAGTCAGCCACCGGATGAGGATCATCCTTACGGTCACGGCAAGGCAGAAGTGATCGGTGCGAGTGTGGTGGCAGTCATCTTGTTCGGGGCCGGCATATTCATCGGCTATCATTCCATTGCGGCGCTGTTCGAGCCGATGCCGCAGGAGCATATATTAGCATTGGCGGCGGCAGTCATCTCCCTGCTCTGGAAGCAGTGGCTGTATATTTACACGATTCGTATCGGGAGAGCGGCGAATAGTCAGGGTCTCATTGCGACGGCAAAGGATCATTTGGCTGATGTGTATGCCTCAGGGGCTGCTGTGCTGGGGATCGGCCTCGGTTTGATTGGTGAGCACTGGAGTATTCCGATTTTATCCTACGGTGATCCGATTGCGGGCTTTGTCGTGGCATTGCTGGTCCTGAAATTGGCGTGGGAAATGGGCCGTGAGTCCATAGACGTACTTATGGAGAAGGCCATTGCACCTGAGGAAATCGAAAGCTACGCCGCGGCCGCACTTGGTGTAGCCGAGGTTCAACGTATCGACCGTATCCGTGCCCGTGAACACGGCCATTACATTATTGTGGATATCCGCGCTTCAGTGGATGCTACTTTGACGATTCAGCAGGGACACGATATTATCCGGCTGATCAAGCGGGCTGTCATGAAGCAGGAACCGAGAGTGTATGAGGTGCTCGTCCATTTGAATCCATGGTATCCGGACGACCTCAAAGCTGAGAACTTGACGCAGAAAGACCCTGGAAATAAGTCTTAA